In Pan paniscus chromosome Y, NHGRI_mPanPan1-v2.0_pri, whole genome shotgun sequence, the sequence TACAATCTGCAGTGCCAATCACGAGGGAGAATATAGAGCCTCACTAGACTTTGCAAGAGCACAAAATGCACTCGTAGTGTTGTTAGCTACATATGTTATTGGCTCCTCTCCTAACACAGAATCTTGGAGAAAAGATTAAAACaactaaagatgtaaacatccacAAGAGTGTCCATATCCTGGGTCATTAAGTAACAAGAGAGTCCATGGATGGATTCTCCAAAAATCTTATATTCCACTAATCCACCCCCTTTCCCCTCACTTCTGTAAGTTTGTGTTTTCCCTTAGTCATCTATGCCAAAAGCGTATCCGGAATGCCTTCCCACATGCCTCTGTCACCTTTCCCACAGTCCCTCCATACACCTTACATGCCCATTTCTTCTCACGTTGATGTTTCAGAAGTCCTAAGAGGCTGATTGACCCAGAAAAGGATTATGCATTCACCTTTAAGAGAACATGTGGATTCAACACGAAAGCGAACTTTAAGATTTCCATCATCCTGTGCTTATCTATTGTGTATGATGATACCCAAAATGAAGGATTTTGGAGGTCCCAGCAAACTGGGCCCTGGAAACCCAGTAACCCAATTCCTTGAACTATCTCTGCTTCCATAGGATGAAGTCAGCCTCCAACTAAGCTGTCTTTTGCTTTTACCTCTCCCACTCTGTCCTGTAGGAAGAATCCCAACACATCCCACACCCATTCACTCTACAACTTTAGAGGCCCAGCTCCAATGCAGACTGGTTATTTCCATGTAGAGAATAAAGCACATGGATTGATCAATTCATTATCACAACCGAATAAAGtggataaacatacacacacacacaaacacaaagacacactcacacacacacagacacagagtcaCACATCCTTCAGAATGTTTATTTGTCATTCCATACAATCCAAATTTACCCCCTCTTCCTGATTTTTGGTGACTCGATCTCCTTTTCCTTTAGTTCCTGTGCATAAGACCATGCTGAGTACTGCCGTCCTGCATACTGTTGTAACTTCTGCTGTATTAGGTAAAATCTGATGCTCCATCATATTCAACTCAACAACTGGGAGTCCCCTAGAGAAACACAAACTCACGTTAAAACGCATTTTCTCTGAGCCATACTTGGAAATGTTTCAATTGTGGGGCCCGCTGAGAAAAGGATATCCCTTCCCCATTTGTGATCCCTTAAACTTCCTCCTACCACGTGTTACAAACTGTTCTGCGCAATCTCTGCCCCATTCCCAGTATTGTCTGTGAGGGGAGTCAGGTAACAAGATGCACTGTACCCTAAAAGCACACAGAAGTCTGATGGGGCAACAACTTAAGGAAATCCATCAATCTAAACAGTCCTTTGTGGTTTGGGGCAAGGATGACCAGGACGCACATTCAGGGAGCCCAATCTTATGGGGTTGGTAGGATGACTGCCGGAGGGGTTCACAGCCATGGAATCAAGTGCCACAGACTGAACTGAATGATTTTCAGCTTTACTCCTCATTGATTCTGGAAATGGACGATTCTTCACTGGGCTTAAGACTCCACAGCTATGACCCGCTTTGCGTGCAGTCTCTAATGTGCCTTTTCAGCCCAATGCCATGAACGTCCTGGATTCTGtcactctctgtcttcctctcaaggAATTTGTACATGTACCAAAGGAGCCTCAATttctacatttctgaaatgagcaCTCAGGCTCCCTGAATAAGCAGGTGCGTCAACCCCCTTATACTGGGCATCAAACAGCTCCAGTTCCAACTAACGGCTCACCTGACGTCTCTGTTCCCTCTTCAGGTGGCTTCATCCTCTTGTAGTATTGCAGGGGATTGCGCCACAGGTCCTTACATAGGATCTGTCAGGGGACTCAATCGGGAAAGGCCTCATCAGGGATCAGAAAGGtgacccaagcagctgggaacacACGGGGTCATTTCTCATGTTTCCCAGTGAGGACTCACCTCAGCAATCTTGTTAGATCCTGCgaagttgtggtcagagaaccagTTGAAGAAGTTAAGGCTGCTGCTGTGGTGTCTGCGGCGATAGGCCTCCACTTCATAATACGGATACCActcaattggagtggaatgagaagccctgtattCTACAGAGACAGGAATTTTTGTGGGAAGGGGGCTGGATCACATTGgcaatgatccacccgccatcTTCCTTCCACTACCCATCCTGGGAGCCACCTGTCACCTGTGATGTTCACCAGATATTCCTTGGTAATCACTTCATTCTGGAAGTAGGGGTTACTCCGAAAGAACAACATGATCTTGCAGAGATGAACAGGATGCTTCTCTTCTTCCACCTGTCAGGACAAGGTGGAGAAAGCTTAAATACGTTTCGGGTAAGGTGCTCACACTTGCTTACAGGAATGAATTATTTCCCTTACCCTCCCCCGCTAAACCCTCTAGCCTCAGTCTACCCGGCCTCACCTCCAGGCTGACCATGTAGCTCAGCATGTCTTCATCTTCGTCAGTGATCAGGGCTGACATCTGGGGGTGGTTTGCAATCTGATTTAGGTCAAAGAGACTTTATACACGATGGAAGGGAAAGCGACGAGCAACAGGGAAGAAGGCCTAAGAGCGCccagaggctggggtaggggatTTCTCAGATCTGCTTCCATGTATGATCTCCTTTCACCTCCCCCTCCCCGTAAACTAAGGCCTCCTGTGTTCACAGAGTGTGTATGATTCTGAGGCTGACTGCACTGACATGGGGAGGCGCGATTCGCAGAGACTTGCTGGTGTCTGAGGAGTGGCAGAATCTGCTTAGAGCCGAAGACGCCCAGTCCCAGATTGGACTAGCAAGGGGCAGCAATCACACTCCCTTAAAAATAGCTTGCTTCACCGAAAAACCTCTTCTGGTCTGAACtcgcttctgctcttcaaaaagatGCCCCAAACGTCTGCTGCTCGGCATCACCAAGGGTTTCTCTGCCGCTTGCAGGACAATAGTACCCACGCCTGTTGTGGCTTTCCGCAGCCACATTTGTCCGTGACAACTCCCCTTTGTTCCCCAAAGAGTCACATCGACGCTGAGCTGCCCATCGGTCACTTACACTTCCCCGAGAGCACCTCTCCACTAGAAAGGCCGAAGAAACACTGAGAAGGATACAACATGGCCCAGAAGCCATGGATGACGCTCTGGATGACGGCGCCTCTGCGGTCTAGGTGGGGCTTGCGCCTCCGCTCCATCTTTTCCCGCTGCCGAGAAAAGGCCTTCCTGGCTTGGGCATTAACCGGCTCCAGCTCCACCTGAAcggccagcagctcctccagtgcagactctggggtcatgggcccagggccaggctgtgcctgCTGGGCCTCCTCCTGCCGCTCCACGAGGCCCTCCTCCtccgccaccacctccacctccgtcATTATGTCATCCAACAGCAGCACCGCCTCCTCCCCCAAAGCCGCCTGCTCACTCTCCACCCCGGCCGCCCCCTCCTGTACAGCCTCCATCCTGAAGGCGGTGCCCTCCTCGGCACTCGCACGCACCAAGGCCTGTGCTGCCCAACCCACGCCACAGGAACCCTGCCGCAGCCTCTATGGTACCCGGTAGCTCAGCGACCCCTCAGGGCGCATCCGCTGGGCTTCCAGGCGCCCCCTAAGGGACTGCGCGCGAAAGGCCGAGAGGCGGCACCCAGGCCGACTTCCTCCCGTCGTGGCCAATCAATGGGAGGGCGGTGGGCGTCTCCCTGGGCGGCACAGCCACTGGCGGGCCTGCAtctccagccccccaccccccgccttccCTGCCAAAGCCTCCACCGAGAAGCCCTCGGAGCTTGGGCGGGGTAGCTAGGCATCCAGGTACACGCGGACTGCGTGGCCTTTGGAATTGTGGGCATGGCAGCCCTGTGCCCTGACATCCTCAGGGTGGCAAGCCATGAACATCTCTATGTGTCACGAACACAGGAAACATCTCTCTTCGTTAGGCAGGCCAGGTAGATGGTACGGAAGTAATACCGCAGATCCAGGGAACTCTCTCTGGTTGCTGGGGCTAGGGCGGCAGGagtgtcctgggggaagtgaTCGGGGCGGGCACGTGGGAGGAAAGTCGCCTGCCTGTGCTGAGGTGGAATTGATCTGCTGTAGAGGCCAGAGCCCCGGCACACACTATCACAGGTCGAGGCAAATAGAGGCTCCGAGTACCATGCTTCCTCCCTGAGGATGCTGTACTCCAAGGAGCATTCCAAAGGCCCTCTTGTCCTATGCCCTGGGCACACCAGAGGCCAGCCGCCAGGGTTGGCCATTGTCGGCCTGCGCGCACGCTGTTGTGCACTGCCTTGACGACCCAGAGGCTCCCGCACCCGCAGCAGCGGCTGCGGTGCCTGTTGGTGGGGCTCTGCAAGCCCAGGGCCGGGGCCTCTGGCTCCCGAGCTCCTGTGCGCAGTTGAGCCTGCTGGGGACCGGAGCCCTTTGGCCAGTGCGGGATCTGCGGGTCCAGCGGAGCTCCTCAGGAAACCTGGGTCCACATAGGTGTGGGACTAGGTTCTCAGCAGGGCGACGCCCGTGGGTCTTTCAGGGAGCGGGTCTGCTGGGGAGCAGGCCCCCAGAGCCTACGGGTGCGGggcatgggctgggctgggctgcgcAGGCCCGGGGTCTGTGGGAGCACCCAGGAGAAAACCGTGTTCAGGCTGGAGGCAATGCTGGAGAGGACGGCCGGAGTACAGAGCAAGGAGGCAGCCTTGGAAGAGGAGGCGGTGCTGAAGGTGGAAGACATCatggctgaggtggaggtggtggttgaGGTGGAGCCCGACTGGGGGTGGCAGAAGGAGTGCCagcgggcacagcctggccctggaccGAGCACACCGGGGCCGTCAATGGACTCGCTGGAGGTCCTTCACTTGGAGCTGGGCTCCGTGAATGCCCCAGGCCACAGAGCATCTCCGCCTTGTGGGCCAGAGCCATATCCTTGCGGCTGCCGATTTGGGATGGCTGGCAGCAGGGGATAGTCATCGGGCTTCGGGGGGTATGGGGGCTGTTTGGGGGGAGGAGCCAGGTGGGAGGCACGTGGggtcagccaggaggcaggggatgggggacaggGTGGGAGCCGAGGCCACGTTCCTGCAGCTGTGAGGGCAGCTTGCTTGTTGCAGCCCTGGGAGCACGTGGTAGGGAAGGGGAGCCAAGGCCAGCACTGACAAGGGAGAATCGCGGCGCCAAGGTCCCTTTGCGCACAGCCCAAATTCGAAGGACACGTTTCCCTCGGAACGTGCCTGGAGGACGGGGAATCTGTATGCCATTACCAGCCATTGAACCACCCCTGCTCTCGGTGCCTGTTTCCAGCAGGCTcaccccagaaacacaaggtCCTTAAGACGGGTTCGCTGCGCATGGGGCTGCCGACCACCTCACGGCAGCAACCAGCTCCGCAGATACGCATTCTTCCAACTGCAGGTGCTGCACTCAAAGGGGTGTTGGCCCTGAGCCTATATAACTTCCTTTGGACCCACGCAATTCCCTTGGAGAGCGCCAGGCACGACCCTGCTGTCGCTTCTAAGTACAAGGCTTCCCTCAAGTGGACATGCCCACCCCTCAGGGAGACTAGGTTAAGAGGACACCACACACCCGGACATCAGCCCAGCATGTCCAGCACTCAGCACACAAAAGCCTCCTGCATCTCAGAAACCCAGAGAAGCAGCCGCCTCACACCACCCCCCGCCCCTCCCGTCCCTCAGCTGCAACCACCTGCCCACTTTTTCTGCCTCCCGTCTCTGGTCAGCCCAGGCCTTCTTGGCCGGGGTCCACCCACTCCAAAAACCAACACAGTTGTGGCGTTGCCTCCTCGCCAGACAGAGATAGAGGGCCAACAATGAAGGGTGACTGGCCAAATGTCTGGGAGATGGCGCTGTTCCACATTGTCTGTGTTCTTGCGAAATTGCAAGGCGTCACGAGGCTTGCCCACCCAACTCTCTGGAGAGTTCTTGCGCAGAGGTAGATTGTTTGGCACAGGAGATGTTGGCGTGGTTCAGATAGCATGCGGAAGTCCTGCTTTGCTACatgatggatttgcaggtcaggctGGGGAGCCTGGGTCTGTGGGAGGAGTCCAGTGTCTGAGTCCGTTTGAGGTCCCCCTGGGGACCAGGGTTGTCTCagtgggagagctgggaaggGAAACTCATGGTTCACTACAGCTAGTAGGCCATCTCAGCCCAGCTAGTTGACATGGTCCCATTGAATCCATCCTTTTTCTCCTTGATCCGGCTGGTGGAGGAACTCAACCATCCCGGTTACCGGTGGCAGGATGATTTCCTTTCATCCCAACCTTTATTTCCACTGTGAAATCATCATGAAGGAGTACTTTGTTGGCATCCTCAGTAAGGAATGCCTCCCAGCATggtaggggagctggtgtgtgggaGGCTGGGACTGGCATGAAccttcctgactcctctccctGCAGGCTACAGGGTgtctcattccactgcagtccagcggTTCTGGGATCACGAAGGtcaagcctccagctgcaggcagTACACCTCCTACCTGAGCTTATTCAGCTGTTTGGCTGAACATGACTGCCCGGGTTTTGGCAGGATTGCTGAGGTGGGCTTCGCGGTGAGGCATCATGGGAAAGGACCTAGCTGGTCATTCCTTGGTCTCTGGGGAATTGGCTTTAAACTGTCACCTGAACTGTCCTGGACCCACTTCTGCAGTCCCCTagatcatcagccagggcctgtggctcAATCTATTGCAGTTCTATCCCATGGAGAGAGGGTCAGCCTTAGAGGCAGAACAGAGAGGGGGCCAGGCGAGCAGCCTAGGGCTGGGAAGGACTGGGAACTGAGAGGCCGTTTGACCTGGATCTGGGCCCCACATGGAGAACCCAAGGATCCTGGAGGAGACTGCAGTGGGCAATCCCAGGCAATCCatgggttgggggagagagaccCATCAGGGACATGTAACACCCACATTTCAGGATTGGGGCACCTTAAGCCACTATGATGCATATATGGCTAAAGTCAGCGGGTGACAAGCAGGGCTAAAGGGATAGCTGTCTCATCATCACTCGCCAGCTCCCTGCCCTGCGGTAAGACCTGCTGCCACCTGGGGCTCATTTTGAGATCAACCAGAGCCCCCGTTTTCTCCAGAAGGATGTCCACCTGAGGCCCACCTAGGTCTATGTCCTTTCACAGTGTTTCTCCCAGGCCACTCATGTTTTGTTTCCATGAACCCGGCTGCCGTGACATGTGTTATCCTCTCTGCCATCCTCACTCCCACTGCCCTGCCTTCCCACATATGTTTGTCCACCTCCCACGGAATCTGGAGGACCACACTGGGCTCCAGTGTGAGGCaacgttttattttcttcacgtaCATGTATTTTAGGGCTACCTCCCAGGCTGGGAATGTGAAGAGATTGCCAAATGGCTGGGGACCTTCagtgtgtgtccagggagggaacCTCGCTGGGAATAAAGGCCCACCTGAGTAATGGTGTGGACATCCAGTGCCAGTTGTCTTGATAAAGACCTGCTTTCTTACATCACCTACTATTAACATAAAAGTTAATTCCTTAgaatattgaaaaaacaaatttaaatatgaagaaatataattAGTTCATAACTGTATGGAAAACACTGCCGACTGATCCATTTTCCATTACAATTCTTATGGGAGACTTGATGTTTTTAGCAAGTTTTAAgatgcatttttattcttctactcCTGCCAGTTTTTATGATCATTTTTGTAATACAAGGACATGGCCTCTGGAAAGTTTTGAGGGACTTTCAGCTTCTTTTAGGGTAGATAGTTGTAAATTTTGAATTGTTTCCCCCTGCAGTTCTTTTGAGGTTACTCTTTGTACTTTCTATGGGGggtgttaaatttgttttcttgtttcgcCCTTGTGGAACTTTCGTTTTCaaggaattgtgtgtgtgtgtgtgtgtgggtgtgggtgtgtgtgtgggtgtgtgtgttagATATGGGAGTTAGCTTGTCAGCATGTTTTCGAAtacggatttttttttatttatcaatttttgggatgtatgtgtgtgtgtgtgtgtgtgtgtgtgtgtgttttcagttggagtctcactgtgtcatctagGCTGCAGTGAAGGGGCAAACTCTCAGAagactgcaacctctccctccaacTTCAAAGGATTCCCGTGCCGGCTGGTGCTGTTTTTCCCCCACATGAGGAGAACATGCAGACAGTTATAAAAAATTCTGTGCCTGGGCaggtatgaaaataaaatttcaatgaatggtaaatttcacaaatacagtttcacatttgtattttgcatcattttgaaaattttaattgctGACATATGAAATTCTCTATTGACTTTCATGTTAAATGTACACATTTGAATGAATTTCCACAATGAAAACTAGCGAAGGCCAAGCGTTAGTTCAGGAAGTTGAAAGCAGTcgttctgtaaaataaaaacatatttattgaagataTATTTAGAGAGATTTTAGAAGGCTTCagtcaatatttttgtttctgttgctctgGTGTTTTATCATACAGGGACAAGACTGTAGCATCAGTAGCTATAGTTACAAGGCTAGCAAAGACTCAGTGCTATAGAAATTATTATTGTGGAAATTGGCAGCTTGGCTGTCTGTTTGAGGAGACTAGAGGACTTAGGAGTTTCCACCCAAAGTACAAGGGCCTGGTTTAGTGGGTGGCCTTGTTTTGCTGAAGTAGATAAGATCCAGCAGAAGGGTGGATTCACTGTAGTAGCCAGGGTTTTGAGACTGGTAAAGCTTATTTGTCCCCTAGTGCCATTCCCAGATATTGGTCTGTGCATAAAGGCACTTCCTGGACTCGCTGACTCCTGTAAATTCAAATGTAGAACTTAGATTTAAATCCCTATTCCAACTTCTTAAACTTAGATCTAATAGGTGGGTAATAAAATATGAttcagaagaaagggagaagtCAGATAGCTATATAAGCAAATCATCCTGGtcaaatatcttcaaaaatattactataaaaaattactaaaaattcaaccttaaaaaagttattataattggagaaacagaaaaaggttGGAGTCATTTTAAACCCTGAGGTGTAAAGGTACTGTTATTAGATTCCAGGAATTATATACAATGAATAATTTGTTGGAAGAGCAGCATACTATCTCTTGAGTATGGCTAGAGATTCATAAGCCATGTAAGAAAACTCAGAGattgagaagaaaatgttttcagggaTTTTGTTCTGTTatgaaagacttttaaaatggaTTCCTACTGATCAATGATTCACTTATATTTATCATTGAGGCATATGCTGTGTACCCTTTTATATAGAGATGAAGTTATAGTTTCTATCATGTAGATACAAAAACATGTGACTCTGTACCACATTTGCATCAGAGCCTTTGGCGTGATTAATGAAGCAAACAGTGGAACTGTCTATGTCAGGTTACAGGTGGGCACAGCTGGAAGCTTCTGTCACTTGCACTTTAACATTTCTGCATTCTCATCTGTCTCTCCTGGAAAGAAAATGGACTGTAACTATCCTAAGGGACATATGTTACATGAAGACACTAAGTATTCAGATAAGACCATGAGTTGTCTTATCAATGTCTTGtcattacatttatatgtataactTATACAAAAAATCCagtttattttatcacaattacaTATTACATCccacatttatgtattttattatatttccagtgcctgttttgttttgttttattttgttttgaaatctcgttccactctgtcactcagtctggaatgcagtggcctgatctcagctcactgcaacctctgtctcttcggttgaaggattttaaaaactagtaaagaattttcaactgagttagcagaagtaaaaataaaattaagtggaaatagaacaacaaaattataaacaCTATTTCTCAGCAATGCATAGATTATCATACTAGGAATTGAAATGTACTTAGAACTTAATGATACCGCCAATATTAAAGATTAAATTTGTGAGTAGCAAGAAAAGTGATATTACAATAGGAGTTTACAGAAAAAGATTTCTCTAATAACTTGAAAATTAATGTACTAGATATTTcaataaagaatgagaaaagaaacaacagaatcaATTCTGAAAAACTAAAGTGTGGGAATAATGATGTAGACAAAATTAGTAAAACATACAAAGCTAACCTTTGGTTGTTggagaaatataataaatgatgCAACCGTCAGTCAAGtttagaaaaaaaggcagaaaacattGATAAAACTAAGAATTTAAAAGGTACACAACCATAGATACAGCATAGATTAAGAAGCTAATAAGGAAATATCCTTAACACCTTAACCTAcaaatttcaaaactgaaatcAAATTGACAGATATTTAtaatctgtctatatatatatagacatatatatagctctctatatatattttcatatttatatataatttttatatttgtatcttacatttatacatatataaatataagctaTGTATATAGCTTCATAAAATTGATACAAGAAGACATATATAATCTGAATAGTCTCGTAAATGTTCGAGGAAATAAAGGATTGTTCCTAGAGATAAAACACTAGGCTCGGACTTTTTCCCCAGGCAGAGCATTTCAATATACATGAAGAATTCTatagaataaaaaagggaaaatcctAAACTCATTGTGTGAGGCAAGCAGAACTTTGATGCCAACAAGACATAAACTGAGTGTagaaaaagatatgaaaattaaGGCCATTCTCATTCATGAAGCAAATGGTAAAATCCCATATGTAACAAGATTTCTGTGGATTCTTTGAGGGTtagaaggaaatttccttctgCCAGATCCTGCTACTCTGGGACAACCCACACACAAATTTCTGTTTTGAGATTTTCTGTAATACCCATGCAATATGGAACAGGCTTGACAATCTGTGTGATAGCCAGCCTGTGGCCATGACTTCTCAGGGACACAAATTTCTTCTGTTTGCCTCCTTGTTCTGCTCAGCTCCAAGAGAACTTTGACCAAAGTTCCTTGAGCTTGGAAATAGGAATGGGTTTGCTTCTGTTTCACCCTCACTGTGAAGATACAGTCCGGTGGAATCCAGATCCACTGCGAGAGAGTCGGCTATTATACTCTTTTCATGAGTAGTCCCTAGGCCTTGACTAGAGTCTTTCTTGAGATATGAGGCTAATAGTTCCTTCTTGGTCCACCACTTTTTGATATAATTAATGCTTCTTCTATTgggaatttttaattgtttgggaagtgacatggtttggtgtgtctccattcaaatctcagcttcaattctatctcccagaattctcTCGTGTTGTGGGTGGGACCCGGGGGGGggggggtaattgaatcacgggggttggtctttctcatgctattcttgtgacagtgaagaagtctcacgagatctgatgggtttttcaggggtttccgctttaagttcttcctcattctctctaggcattgccatgtaagaagtgcctttattcgtataccatgattctgaggcttccgcagccatgtggaactggaagtccaattaaacctccttttattcccagtttcaggtatgtcttcttCAGCAGCATggaaatgaactaagacaggagGTTTGGTCCAAATAACCTTGGCTTCCATGATAGAAGATAGAAGTTGGTGAAATGTTTAATCTTTTCTGTGGCAAACTTTTGCAGtgggtattatttttctaattttttttcttgttctcttcacCTTTGTTTGTCACAGGGTACTCTCGCTCTGTAGaccaggagggagtgcagtggcaggatctcagctcaacacatcctccgcctcccaggctcagcctctgcagtagctgggatgacaagcatgcatcaccacgctcaggtaatgttttgtatttttagtagaagccaggcttcaccatgttggccaggctgctctcctactacagatctcaggtgacccgcccgactcagcttcccaaaatccaaagtgctgggaatacaggtgtgagccaccgagcccagccaacTCCAGTATTTTTTACCTAAGCCAGTGGATGAGTGgagttgcctttatttttttttcttttttcagtcatGATCTCGCTGTGAcatccaggatggaatgcagtagtctgatcttggcttactatacAATCTCTGCCACCCATATTCAGgcggttctcctacctcagcctcccaagtagctgggaccacaggaaagTGCCActaggtctggctaatttttgtatttttggtagagacaggtttttgccatgttgcccatgctggtctcgaactcctgacctcaagtgacccaccaacctcagcctcccaaaatgtagaAATTACAACAAGAGCCACGAAGCCTGGCCTGGAATTGTGGCTTTTTGACATAAGAAATCTGTGGAGGGAAAAGCTTGGTTTGTGGGAGCACCTGAGCTCAGTTtggctcaaagttctgggatacctATTATTGAGTGGCAGTGATGGTATGTTGTTAATGTACAATATGTTCCTGTATATAGCATATGTCTATGCTcatcagatattttcaggtaaaaAAAGATAGTCATTCCAGTAGTTTGAGCCATTATAGCAATTTCCACCAGGGGATTTCACAGTCCAATTCCAGTTGTGGGCAACAGTGATTAACATAATGGTAATTAATGAGAAGAGATTTTGAGACGTCCAGCCACGCTGACATGTCAGTGCCTTGTTTGCAGTATTATGAAGAAAGAGTGCAGTGGACTAGATACTAAGAAaaacattgaattatttttcttgcctcTATAACATCAAAGGACAATTAGAGATATAGAAGCTATGGAACATTCCACAGCATGGCTTGACATTTCACTGAACTTTTATCCTTTTAACCATGTACAAAGTTTGTTACCTATGCAAAGGTAGGACTGCAAAAGGAAGACAGAGGTGGAGTCAGAGGTCACAATCCACAGCAAGGTGACATTCTTGTTGATCGCAGCTTGAAATCAAAATTAGAGCGAGAATTAACTTTCCGGTTGCCGTAAGAGAGCAAGGAGAATGAAGCTACCAGCAGTTAACGGTATTGGATTAATTGAAATGAAGGTTGACAGATTGTTTTGGCTTTCCATCAAATTGAGTAAAGAAAAGGTAACCACTTATCTAATTTCACACATATACAATTGTGGATTAATTAAAAGATTACACAACCCATATATTATGGGTTTCTCATATAAGTGTATATGTACATGGGCAGACTCACAGTGTGCCAATATGTGTCTATATCCAAGTATATACAAATCCAGTGACCAACAGTTAACAAGATAGAAATTCTCTCCCATTTCACCATTCCCTTTCctagaattttttcataaatataatttttcatatatttgaagcCTACTCTCTGGAGGCATGTAAAGCATGCATGCAGTAAACCTGTGCGATCTCACAATGGTGGTGTCAGAGAAAACAGTAACACCGATGTTATAAAAGATTAATTGTGAGGAGAAAGTTATACTTCCCATTAGTACAAATACACAAGAATGATTTCATCCAAAGCTGAAATCAGTCaatatcatttgtttttaatgttttatttaaaatact encodes:
- the LOC129395573 gene encoding testis-specific Y-encoded protein 3-like: MSVHLFDLNQIANHPQMSALITDEDEDMLSYMVSLEVEEEKHPVHLCKIMLFFRSNPYFQNEVITKEYLVNITEYRASHSTPIEWYPYYEVEAYRRRHHSSSLNFFNWFSDHNFAGSNKIAEILCKDLWRNPLQYYKRMKPPEEGTETSGDSQLLS